The genome window CCAAGTAATATTCAATTGACAAAATTAAGAATGGTGTTTTTATTTACGTAGAATTGCTATCACAAATGTAGTGTGTAGATGATAATTAAAAATAGTAAAGAACTTACCTTGTTGTAGGTTCTTCTACTAGATGCCTTTTACTTCAAAGTGAAACATGGTTTTATATAGGAACACACACATACAGGTGGTTATGATGAAGAGAATAAATTACATGGAATTTGTCTTTTATTACTTAATTTGTCTTTGGATCATGTAGAAATAGGTTGTTGTTGTGACATGGAATCGAATTCTGGTTCGGATCGTGATGAAGACGAGAACAAATCACAAAGAGGTCCGAAGGTTTGATTTTCCTTTTAAATAAGTATTCGTAAAGGTCTATTATCTTAATTTATTTTGATTGAATTTTGGATTTTAGATTTTGAAGAAACCATTGGGTGTTGGCAGTACTAAACCTGAAAACAACTACTTGCTATTATCTTGATTCCTTACGGCCTAGAAGTGTCGATGAGCAGTTGAGGCAAATTATTGATACGTAAGTAATAAAAATTATCATAATGGATGATAAAAGAGTTGGAATATACTTTGATATAATTTTGATTTTTTACAGGGCAACGGCCGTGTATGCTTCAGAAAGTGGTGCCAACATAAGGGTTAAACTCGTATGGATTAACGCTAGGGTAAGCACTTAATCCCTTATGTAAATTGTGGTTGTAATGATATGGTAAATATTGACACCCTTTAGTTTAAACTTAAATCACAATGGTTTCACATTTCTTGATATTTTTAATTGTGGTAGTGTCCACGTCAGCCAGGAGGTACTTAATGCGGCTACTATGTGATGAAGTTCATGAAGGAGATAGCTTACGAAGGAGTTGAAATACTTGACAATGATAACGTAAGTTTAGGCATATTTTAGTCTGTATATTAGAGAAATATGTACTTATATATCCAAACAAATGCTTAAGTTCATATATTAGGATTAAATTCTAATTTTtaagatttattttatttaattgttgtcTCAGGTTGGGAAAGGAGTAGAAAAATACTCGGCTGCGGATATAGATGACATTCGTGAAGATTGGTCGACTTATGCGGTTAACTCTATTTTTAAGTTATAAATCGTATTTTAGGTGTTGATAATGTATTGACAAACAATTCTTTTTTTGTTAACGTTAAAATATTTGTAGTATACTTGACAAATGATTATGTAATGGATTGTTttggtatatatatatgtgtatttgttttatgaaaaagatttattgtttttgttattatacATGTATCCAGGGCAAAttagtaattttataaaaaaaattgatacAATTAAAAGCATGACACGCGTAAATGAATGTCATACGTATGTGTTATAAATGCTTGTCATGAACGTGTGTCATTAAAAAATGTCATAAAATGAGTGTCATGAATGCGTGTCATAAAATAAGTGTCATGAATGTGTGTCATGAATGCGTGTCATTAAATGTGTGTCATTAAACGTGTGtcataaaaacatgacacacaaaTGCATGTCATGTTAATTTTATGACTCCTCAATCAACGACTCGCATTTGCGTGTCATGAAGACCCTTTTATGACACGTAATGCATGTCAAGAAAGGTGTTTTTTCTAGTAGTGattagttatttttattatttacgtAACCGTTTGATTGGTGCAGAGGCGTAGCTTTCAAGGGGCCATGGGGGACCCtcaaacttttcgctcagtagtgttatgtatgtacgtttcgtatagaatttgttagatatatacgttttcgactctccggttttataaaaaaaattacttatatataatttttagatctggtgacttccgacccctcggtgaaaattttcaagcttcgccattgGATTGGTGTGAACTAAATCCATAACTTTGAAATAACCAAAATCATGGCTGGGCAGTTTACTCCAAAATTAGCAATAAAATAAGATGATTTTCAAAGTTTAGGTTAATTGTCATATATATACCTGTATATATAATCAGTACACTCCTTGATCTCAGACTGAAAATACCGTGCGATTCCAAGACGTTGCAGCCGATCAACCATCCAAATTTGTTCAAATATTTCGACTGGGTATACATGCGGAACTGCATCGAGTTGAGTTGAGTATCTTTATTAACTATATTCACATAAAAATATGCCAAATTGTGTGATAACTCATTATTATAGTTACATCATAATTGTAACTTTTATAGATTTATGAACTTTTATAAATCCCAAACAATATTAGATTTTGAGGTAAACatgcaacaagctgcgccgctacctctttttgaatagcaaaactaagtcttttaaaaactacgtccatagaacTCGGGGTCATAGCATTACTATGCATGatcctttgaactcgactaagaaGGCCTACGGTCTCTGACGCCaggaaaccaaaagtatcaaaagcaaatgagataaacacgtgctggttgtcaaggcacACTTTCTCGTGTTTGGTCACTTTACCCGAAACAGCCTGACCCGCCGTGAAAGCACTACCCCCTAAGTCCACAAGggggaaacccctgttagatccacacatGCATGTTTTCCTCCGACCCATCCAAAGACCAGAATGTTGGCTGGtcgaagggtagatctcccttcccAAGGGTCAGTTATCTAACGAACTAGTTGGACTCACTATTTTTTACCACTTAAATAACTAAAATGCATGATATTAGTTACCTCCCCCTTTGAACTTGTGAACAAGATTGGTCAAATATGTAAGACACTTTTGATCTTTAGTTTGCATGAATGAAAAAGCAGTTgctgatggagagtagacaatgGATCCATTTTCTGATTGAAGTTTTAGAAGCTTGTCCCATTCCAAATCTTTCATCCCCTCCAAGCTATAAATCATGATCGTTGGGGTGTTGTGAACTTTTTCTTTTGGGATCCTTTCAATATTAGTAATTAAACAAAAAAGATCATAGGTTAGTAATTAATTTCAAGTGTCTTGTATTTTGATTTCAAGTTTATTAAACGATTAAACAATGGTAATTAAGGAACTAACTTTAAAAGCTTCCTTTCTCGTCGTTTGTACATCTCTTTTATGACGGGTGAATCATTTGGCACTTTTAGATCTAGTTTCCCCGCGAGTTCAATGAGTGCAGGGAACACTAATTCCAAACCATGTGTCTTGTGTTCTTCATTCTGGTCTCCAAGCTTGTATATGTTGTCCTCCACAAAGTTTAGTCCTGCATATCGTTAAACTAATAATGCATGTTGCGATGAAATTTCCATGAAGTTAATTATTTTGTGGTGTAAAATAATTCGTGTGGTGTAATGACCTCACAATTTGTAAATTTCTAACCTTTTTTGCACTTATCTGGATGGACTTTCCACGTAGTTAAAGCAATCACGCAAGCCAACGTGTTGACAAGCCTATCAGAAATAGAAAATATCATGGATTCGCCCCATGAGCCATCGAGGAGTTGATGGTTTGCGATCCACTCTAGACTTGATGGGAATTGAGGACCACCACTTTGTTCATTGACGCCTTCTATAAGTGCAACCCAAGCTGTATCATAAGCCGAGGGAGATATCACTCCGTCATCCACTGAACCGAAAATTGACTTGATGGATTTAACATAATTCTTAATAGCATGATCCTCTTCCACAAACGGCATTTCAATATGTTGTAGTACATCTGCACAACCTTATAAGGTTAGGGCAAAGGGTCACATTGGTGACTCGTAAATTTGAGAAGCCATAGAGAGGGGGTGAAATCTGTGACCACGGATAGCCATAGACGAGCATCGTGAGAAAGGGATGGGGAGAGGGAGGAGAGAAGCATGACAAACTGACGGGAGGATGGTTAGTAGATGGTACCCATCCTCTCGCGTTGAAGATGGTCTAACaattttataatatttaattACTAGTTTAGAACCCCATGTtatagttatatctttaaaatatCTCGTCTACTGCACGAGTTAAATAAATAGTATGTAATCAATTAACACATACGGTCGTCAAGATATATATTTGAATGCTAAATTCGATGTACTATGTACTTATTAAAATTTAtttcttttgtttattattaggttagaaacatgtgtattacacgtggtagaaCCAATGAAATACTAAATGattattaaaaaatgaaaaaaataaaagaaataataaataaataagagagtTCCATTAAGTTTGtgatttaatattattttctTATTATGTAtcctattaaatattaaataataatagtattaaaaaaattatttaactGAATCTAATTTAAATGAGAATTAAAAATTTATATGTTTGTCTGGTTctataagaaaataaaacttCCATCTCCTAAGGAGAGGGAGAAAATACAAATTAcctattattattaatttaaagTTTGATAAAAAAGTTATTATCCTTATCTAAATTATATTTAGTTAAACTATTGTttaataagaaaatgaaattgaAAAATAAGATAGGGAGATTCTTAATTCaatgtttgataaaaaaaattgttatCCCCATCTAAATTATTTTAGTTAAAATATCTTTTAATAggaaaaagaaattaaaaaataaGATAGGGAGGTAGAGAATAGAGATTTACGTATGtcaattttttttcatttattaataTTGAAAGATATCATTGTGCTATCAAAATCCAAAACACCTTACTCATAAAAAATCTATATCGCTATTCACATACCTTTTTCGTAGGGTTTGAGGATGGCTTGACACTTAAAGTTTACAGATTTTATGTGACCTACAAAATTGTAAGCtgaataaacaaatatattagTAACCATCAAATAAAATTTACAATCATTTTGATGAAATTTACACTTTACTTTGAAAAACCAAGCTTTTGTGGTAAGTTAATTGTTTATGTTAATTATTTTTTTGAACATTGTTGCTAGCTAATATAAAAAtgtaaacaagaaaaaaaaaatttaactatAAAAAACATATCTAATTTATGTTATTCATATAAACATAAGAACAACTGAACAAGACATACAAAAGGTGAAGAAGATGCCCGTAGAGGAACAAGTGGGACAAAAAGTGGTGGTTTGAGATAATCGACGGCGGAAAACGGTGGCATTAGTGGTGGTAGGAGGTGGTGAGTTGATGATACCCATATCGCTTataaatttttatgtttatagtAATTTGCTTAATTCTTGGAAAGACTAAGCCATGCAACCAACAATTATAGGAGTATATACGAATCTTTGCTTTTTTTTAATAATTCAAGTAATGACAAAACCACCCGGAATTCTAATTGCAAAGACCTAGCCATGCAACCAAGAGTATATACGaatctttgttttttttaataattcaaGTAATGACAAAACCAATCGGATTTCTAATAACTCAAATGATGAAATAATAATTTATAGGAATATTAAAACATGTTTTCAATAAATCAAGTAATGAGACTTAACATGTTTTCAATAAATCAAGTAATGAGAGAGCATCTACTTGAGAGAGCATCTACTAGGAATAACTAACGTTTCCTCAGTAAATTAATCAAGTAATGACATAAACAATTGAGTTAAATGCCTGGTTAGTtcgtgttgtttgtgaaaattgcagacttggttcCAATGGTTTACTAATTATACACTTGGTTTCAGTGGTTGCTATTTTAAATGCGGGTAGTCCTTATAACTAACTTATGTTAAATTATCCagttaaatttaataatttattgTAAATGATCAAAATACCCTTAATTattaagaaaaacaaaaataaaattagtttaattaaaataacatatctTTGTGGGTCCAACCTCACTTCTCCTTCTCCAAACCACcgttagaccatgcgtagtgggaggttttttttgggtttttccCCCCTAAAAAAGGCCCTTTTTTCCACCCGGGGGGCGTTTTTTTTCAAACAATTTGCTTTTGGCGTGCTTTATTccaccctcaaaaaacctaaccccccaccccccccccccctcctaaaaacctaacaccccctcccccaccaccaaaaaaaaaaaaacctaaaaaaaactaaacacccaccaccaccaccacccaaaaacctaaacccccaccccctcttcaaaaaaaaaaaaaaaaaaaaaaaaaaaaaaaaatgggtgggtgatgggggtgggggtttaggtttttgggtggtggtggatgtttaagtagtttttttttttttttttttttgtgtagtgagTTTTTTTTAAAAGCCTTCGTacccttcttacaattaggagcgtttgtatttgattctaatcCTTAAAATCAGATCTCTTTTATAAATCCCAATTTGAAAATAATATTttttcagaaaaagaaaaatatggcGCTTATACAAAATTAGCTTCcaataaaaaaacaaactttaTATTACGTATGTATAATATCTTATTACACATATGTAATAGATGTTATTCTAATATGTAATTTTTCATATTACATGCTTAATATGATATGGATAAATTTATCAAACAAAGTCTCTTAAATCTAGAAGTGTACAAAGACACAATACATCGCAAAATATAACATAATGCTGAGAAAAAAACCACAATGAATCGCAAAATTACACAATATAGTTGTTTTGTTCATAATATAGTTATCAAGATACCTTTTTCTAACGGCAATTTTTTTTATTCATGTCGTCTGTGTGACTTGAATCCAAGACCTCCCCCTCTTAAGGTGTTTAAAGGTTTTGCCTTTGTCAAGATACTTAAAATACAGACCAGATTATGAATAAAATATGAAACCATAACCTGATTATGAAAATTAGGGACAAAACTTTGTTACATGCAAAACAAAAGAATATAGAACCATATAAAAGATTGTTACTATTATGTAGATTGCTTAATGTTACAAAACCAAGAAACAAAGCACCAAGACTGAAAACAAAACTTTTTAAATTCATAACTTTTACACTAATTGATTATTGAACTGTTCATTGATAAATTTTTAATAATAGCTCATTAACATCTAAATTGTTTGTTTTGATCAGGGCGAACCCAAGCATAGttcaaggtgggcgggcgcacccccaggaaaaaaaaattagtgctaagttccgtcgaaaatctcgttcgcaccccttggaattttttgtccgcaccccttggaatttttcgaccgcactcttgaaatttttcgtccgcaccccttaggtaaaaagtgttatcaatttatattttaaattttttagtaaactcttatttaaaaaaaaaatactacctaaattatataacttttaatacctaactaactaatcccaaatacccatacctttacccacttataattttcctaactagctagcccattaagtcttagcccattaaccaaacccaacaatatttcaaactataataaaataattaaagcccaaaacctttagaaattctctcccgctctctctctctcttgcgtccctACACTGCtaacgaacaacatcacccaacgacaacagtccagcagccggcAACCACCGTAATCAaccaccataccaccgtcgtttgacaccaaatctaaccggaatccgaacacgggtaagtttctttgttattttgatgattttggttgatattataggataaaaagggtaataaagttgttaaataagtttgaaattttgtgtgttttgacgttttttatggttgtttagataatttttagggtgattatgttgtttatatatttttagggtgattacaacttacgttatgaGTTCTAGGGCTTGAacagttgaaaattaaaattaaaattaaaattgaaacattatattatggagcgatgaacttatgttatatagagaaagaattgcttaagaaattaactttagatgatattttggatagatttcaaaaaatgaaaacttgtagggcgtcgacgttttaattatgtttgtaataaggtttgacatgttttttatgattatataaatttagtttgatgttcgtttgttttacatggcccgacccgacccgatacaaaccgatttttttacttatatacctaggggcctaaattttttaaaaatgttccgcacccaaATTCCTAGGTCCGCCGTTGATCTAACATGACTTGATGCGAATTAAAAAAGACACACTAACACATGACAATGCCCATTAACGATGAATTGCCTTTAAACCTTTAATCAAATTCTACTTTCATCTTACCAAAAGGCCAAAAACCAAAGCAATTACTATTTTTACTTTAATATATTTACAATTATTAAACTTGGTGAATAGTGTTTTTAACTTTGTATCCTTTAGTGATTTTGTCATTtagtgtttttctttttttttttttatttatcatgACTAGTGTTTTTTATCCTTTTAACGGTTTTGTCATGTGggatttttcttttatttaccaTCAATGCTATACTTTGCATCGTTTACATTTCGTTTTACTGATTGATCTAAATTTTACGAGAACCAACCCCCCTGGCACGTATAACGCAGGTAATCCAACtagttaatatattaatatacaTTTCGCTAACTTAAAGTTGTGACTAAGATAAAAGTAGTAAAGTGTTACAAATTAACAACATAACTAGTACAAGTCTTGACTATCAAATGATGAATATTACATCCTCTTTTGAAAACTCATTTAGCATCATAATGGACTCCTTCATTTGGTATAATTAATTGGAATCAAAGCCTCTTAGACATGAATATTGTCTCTCTATCCAATTCTAGGCTAACAATTAAAAAGGAACCATAACTCAAAAAATGCACCTAACAACATTCGCTTGTAAGGAAATCTGTAGCATCATTAAAGAGTTCAGAAAAGGGAAAACAAAACATAATGtatcaaaaaataataatattcgATATCAACTTTGTTTTTCTTAAATTTATTAATCATCAATACTATTGAAACTCAACGGAAATCTCAATCACTTATAAGAAGCGAGttacttttatatatattttttaggcaaaattgcacttttcgtcctttatgtttcagggtttctacaggcgttgtcctttaagtttaaaaattacactctatgtcctttatgtttgcaacctataacAGGCGGTGTCATTTCTTGTCAACCCAATTAACTTTTTATGTTAAAACCCCTTTTTGTAAAGCTTCTTAACAACAAGGACCATATCTGTAATTTTACCCTCTTCCCCAACCTCAAACCATTCatctaaggggttgtttggcctagcttttttatCTAAGCTTATAActtttttagcttatttttacaaaataagcactaatgggtgtttggtttagctttttaagctcatgcttattaacttatataagctAATTCCAAGAAGCTTATAGGAAcatggttttttagcttatttgaataAGCTTATTTGAAGAAGATGGTTTTTTACTCATTACACACAATGATATTATACCCCTTCCTATAATACAAAATAACTTAACAAACAACTAaagattaattattaattatcaacttgtagaatataagctaatccaaacacttaaaaatagcttatcaaatgaaagaaaataagcataagctactttaaaatgtaagcataagccaaaaaaataaaagccaggccaaacaccccctaaatctCTGTAGTCTGTATCTGTATATTACAATACACCCACATAAAACTTCATCATCCTCCCTAAACACCAACTGACCTTATATCTTCACATTCCTTCTATCTCGATTCCACTTACAAACATAGATACACGACACTTACACTCTGTTCCCGAgactcatttaacagggggaggggagggaaaagagatgaaaatatgataaaccatgttcccgagtttcatttaacagggggggagggaaaagggaagaaaatatgaccatatattcatcctcccaaattggagagattgagagagaaaattttccttcccctcccctcccctcacctccccctgttaaatgactcGGGAACATAGTGTTACACTCTCCTGCCACACCCCTCATCCCCACAGCCACTCGATTGAACACCGGCAGCCAAGGAGGAGCCGGCTGCCAGTCATTTGGTGCTCCAACGGTTCATCTCGTCGACAAAGCACATCCCCCTTTCTATCCTCGATTCCGGCGACGGCAAGAACCGACGAGGGTTCCGGTGCCGGTGACGGcacacagcagcagcaacaggacCCCACAGCTGGCGGTGCTTCGTTTTTTCGGGCAATAGACACCAATATCAACGACAGCTGCACATCGGGCAATCAGGGCTGTCTCAGAGGTGGTTGTGGTAGGGTGAAGATGGACATGGACATGGGTGGGTGGTGTCGGCCACCATCCTCGACGGCAAGCACAGCCGGTGCCGCCGCTCACGGGGACGGCAGTGGAGACGACGACATGATTTCTGGTAAGAACCACCCCCTATTTTCTTCATTTTTTTAAGAATGATGGCTGATGATGTTTGGATCGGGTTTTTCAAGCGGGTTATGTTCGGTTCAGATTCGACTCGAGTTCGATTTGTTGTTCGAAGAAAGAAGAAGTAGAGTTTGTTGTATTACGGTGGGCTGTGAATTCGATTTGTTGGTGTGTCTTCATCGTAGAAGAAGATGTTGTTGCAGGTTTTTCATTACGAGAATTGAGAACGCTTTGTTGTTGTGATATATTTCTCGcacagaaaagaaaaatatttggATTGAAACACAAATTATTCAAGCATTACATACAATTCAAATATGGATCGTTGTTTGGTTGATTGAGAATGGAGATGAAGGTGGGGTTTAAATTCGGTCCAATAGAATTTCAGTATTGCACATGTGGTCCCTGTTGTTATGTAGTTTTACAAAGTTACAATTTGGGCTGTTTTAACATaaaaagttaactgggtttatgagaaaggacaccgcccgttataggttgcaaacataaaggacatagagtgtaatttttaaacttatAGGACAGTGCTGCAGAAACCCTGAAACATaaaaggacgaaaagtgcaattttgcctatttttttatttattaatatgtaGTGGGCGTCAAGCCACTAACCACATCTGCACTTGCGAGTCTTAAACACCACATCCTGGGCGGGGGCCCCAAAGGCACCCCCATGAGTGTGGTTGTATGCGTGTGAACCACATTGATCAACGAATGACAACCCTCCATTTGGAGAGTACACCGTTGCGACACAGTCTAATAATCATAGTGTTTCTTAATATTGGAAGTAAAATGAAAACAAGTGTGTGACTCGAGTTGAAAGAGCCATTAAACACGCTTAGTTCATCCCATGGGTAGACTTACATGGAAGAATGCATGGGTCATACGGCTTGAATGTCACCCAAAGTGTAATTTTAAATGCGTACAACCTCCTAAACCGCTTAACAAGTTGTTGTAATAATATAGCTTTAGAAACCAATATGCAACACATTAGGTATTTAAACGTTTATCATTAGCTCGAAAGTTTGACAGTTCTAGAAAGTTTGAAAAGTTGAATAATTTTGAGTGTTAAAAATAGTCTAGGAAATAGATATTTGGCCAGTTTATATGATTTTCTATTTAAGTTTAAATACCGTTccatttaaaagaaaataataagcAATGGTTTATTTTTAAAGTACAAAACGATGTCATGTTAGTTAGTGCAGTTAATTTATATAGCAAATAGCATGTTAGAATATGTGGGTCGTCCCACATCGGTGCAAGATGCAAAAGAGAGGCAATATATATAGGgaagaaagaaaaaaatagaCACGACTTTACTTGAACAGGATCTGTTCTATAGGCTTGTATCTCTGTATTTTTTACTCCTAAGAAGGCAGAAATCCATGTCTGGTTGATGAGCCATAATCATGGAACCAGAGCGTGATTAACAGAGCCCTATGGTCTTGACCAAGGCTCGGTAGAGGATCGTTGCCAGCCCATCTGATGGGTCATGGCATGGTTCCATAGTTGTCTGACAGACAAATCATCATGTCGTTTTTGTGCTTCAAATCAAGATTCATCAATCGGCTCATTGGCAGATGAAACTTCTGTAAAGGGTCATGGCATGGTTCCATGGTTGTCTGGCAGACAAATCATCATTTCGTTTTTGTGCTTCAAATCAAGATTCATCAATCGGCTCATTGGCAGATGAAACTTCTGTAAATATTAGCCACATTGGTACTATAGATATAATGGTATGTTAGTGTAAATATCTTAGGATCTCAGATCCAAACACAAAGGGGTAGAGTGGAAAGATTGGTGTTCTTTTGTAAATATTTAAGTTAGTTATGTTGTTGTTTTGTCGGCCCGGTTTGGGTCGACGTTTGTCGTTAATGAAagttactttaaaaaaaaatatcttaGGATCTTTAGGCCATCAAAATAGAACTCTTGTAGCCCTATTCCCTAATAATACTTCTTTCAATCTACCTATTGAGACTTATTAATTAGACTTAGAGTAGAGATAATTTTAGCAAGTTGATGAATGATGCTACTTGTATTCAGGCTGAGAGGTGCGGGTGAAGCCCTTTAAAAACCCCTCCAAATGGAGGGTTCTTATTGGTCCACCTAAGCCCCTTAAAGGCCCctttcaccccccccccccctctcctcCCGAGCCCCTTTGACGCCCTCGAGGCGTGTTGGAGGCATTAATGGCTGATGTGGAAATTGGGCGTCCCAGCCTAAAAAATTGTAAAAGGGTGGTTGGATGTGCGATTCAGAAATAATCATTATAGAACGGGTTATAGAAGATATTGTTAATAGATTTATAGaaatcatacatacatacataaatcatggatcaaaaaccgaaccaaaccgagcTATTGAGCTAACCAGTTCCATTCCTGTTTGGACCAAGTTTTGCACATTGGCTCAAGGTGCACATCAGCAGTTATTGCACCATAACAAATGTTAAATTACTTCAACTCAATGCTGCTATTCACAAAGACCAATCTTCAACACAAATATTCACAATCTCAATCTGACCCGAAAAGCACAAAGCATGAGTCCCGGAAGCCCTTAATCTACGAAAAGAACATTTGATTGATCTGCTTCCAGGTCGTGATTCAAGAAAACGAAACCAAGGTTTATGATGGAAGAAGCTTAAAATTCCATTGGAACGGAGGACGACGACTCGGGTATTATAGAGTTGGCCAGCTTATCATTGAGCTTAAAGGGTAGAGGTGGCATATTCTTCATCATCTCACACATATCGTTTAAGCTTCTGCAATCATATATATTCCGTTAACTTATTCAAACCATAACACATAGATCTTGTGGCCTAGTTAAGCCAAATGTATTAGTCGTGATCAACTCGCTAAAAGCTAGAGCTTAAATGAGATCAAGCCtcaaaataactttgttttattaTGATCATGACCCTAAGCTTCATATACCAAGCTCGGATAGGCCAGAGGACCCAAACGACcctattatttatataaatacaGTAACGTTTATTTTATATAACAAAGAATGCATATTACGTAAAAAAAACACTATACATATAATTATGATAAATATAATTAAACAATATCTACAATTTTTTATACGTAAATTATAATTATATAGATTATCGGTATAGAAATATTTATATTtgtatgtatataaataaaataattaaaaaattaatgtataataataattgAACTGAGCCCGAggcgagctcgagcttgaaaattatctcacgagccgagctcgagctttggacGTAGAGGTCTAAACAAGACAAGCTCGAGCTTGAAACGAGCCGGACTTAGCT of Helianthus annuus cultivar XRQ/B chromosome 1, HanXRQr2.0-SUNRISE, whole genome shotgun sequence contains these proteins:
- the LOC110870365 gene encoding (-)-kolavenyl diphosphate synthase TPS28, chloroplastic isoform X3 produces the protein MGIINSPPPTTTNATVFRRRLSQTTTFCPTCSSTGIFFTFSYNFVGHIKSVNFKCQAILKPYEKDVLQHIEMPFVEEDHAIKNYVKSIKSIFGSVDDGVISPSAYDTAWVALIEGVNEQSGGPQFPSSLEWIANHQLLDGSWGESMIFSISDRLVNTLACVIALTTWKVHPDKCKKGLNFVEDNIYKLGDQNEEHKTHGLELVFPALIELAGKLDLKVPNDSPVIKEMYKRRERKLLKIPKEKVHNTPTIMIYSLEGMKDLEWDKLLKLQSENGSIVYSPSATAFSFMQTKDQKCLTYLTNLVHKFKGGVPHVYPVEIFEQIWMVDRLQRLGIARYFQSEIKECTDYIYRMENISNNQYLEMAKLDYNQCQTIHQLEWTNIQKWYAHLNIKETINTRLLNSYYEAATSIFEPERCNKRVAWAKTNVIVNTITSFFARPHLSNTGIQAFAYEFTNTQHHEKNRKPWDGMMNALHETLNEISLNTRVAYGVDIYPHLHSIWKVWLLNLQNGVDKVEGEAELIVKTINLCSSQCLLDESFSHPQYQRLSSIINDICHQISHKGNRTISFEIESKMQELVQLVLCDSPDDLDTTSKQTFLMVAKTFYYRALFDPETINQHIGKVLFENVI